CCGGCTGAAAGGCTACGTCAGGCGTATCACCGAGGACAACCGCATCGACGTGAGCCTCCAGCAGACGGGATTCGCACAGGTGAAGGACTCGGCGGAGGTGCTGCTCCAGCTGGTCCGCGACAACGGCGGATTCCTGCCCCTGAACGACGACAGCGCCCCCGAGGAGGTGACGCGCCTCACGGGAACGAGCAAAAAGGTTTTCAAACGCTCGCTGGGCATGCTCCTCAAGCGCGGCGCGGTCGAAGCCGGCGAAAAAGGCATCAAAATCCGGAAACATGGCGAAGATTAACACCGCGGAGCGCGTTTCGGCGGAAGCCTCGGACAATTTCGTTTTCCAGCGCTCGCTGCTGGCCTACCACGCCGCTTCGGCGCGCATCGCAGGCGACGTGCTCGAAATCGGAACCGGAGCCGGCTACGGCATCGAGGTAGCCGTGCCCCGGGCGCGGCGGTTCGTCACCGTCGACAAGCACGCCCCGGCGCCGGAACTGCTCGACCGCCCCAACGTCGAGTTCCGGCAGGCAGTGGTCCCGCCGCTGGACTTCCCCGACCGAAGTTTCGACTGCGTGATCTCGTTCCAGGTGATCGAGCATATCAAACGCGATGCGGAGTTCGTGCGCGAAATACACCGGGTACTGCGCCCCGGGGGACGGTTCATCGTGACGACCCCCAACGCCCCGATGTCGCTCACCCGCAACCCGTGGCACGTGCGCGAATACACGGCCGAACAACTCCGCAGGCTGCTCGCCGCACGGTTTTCGGAGATCGAAACCCTCGGGGTCTTCGGCAACGAAAAGGTGATGGACTACTATGCGGAAAACCGCCGCGGCGTCGAACGCATCACGCGCTTCGACATTCTCGACCTCCAGCACCGCCTGCCGCGCTGGATGCTGCAAATCCCCTACGACATCCTC
This Alistipes shahii WAL 8301 DNA region includes the following protein-coding sequences:
- a CDS encoding class I SAM-dependent methyltransferase; this translates as MAKINTAERVSAEASDNFVFQRSLLAYHAASARIAGDVLEIGTGAGYGIEVAVPRARRFVTVDKHAPAPELLDRPNVEFRQAVVPPLDFPDRSFDCVISFQVIEHIKRDAEFVREIHRVLRPGGRFIVTTPNAPMSLTRNPWHVREYTAEQLRRLLAARFSEIETLGVFGNEKVMDYYAENRRGVERITRFDILDLQHRLPRWMLQIPYDILNRMNRRKLLRENTGLTTSIRMDDYRIEPVGDGCFDLFYIAVK